GTTGTCCTCCTGCGGCGCCGCGCCCTCGAAGGCGGCGGCGACGACGGCCGCCGGCCCCTTCGCCAGTTCCGCTTCCGCGGCGGCGACCCGCCAGGGCCGCGGCGCCACGCTGCCGAACGCGACGCGCCCGGTCCCGTCGGGCTGCAGGACCGCCGCCACCGAGACGATGGCGAACGCGTACGACGCCCGGTCGCGGACCTTGTGGTAGTGGTGCGTGCCGCCGAGCGGCGGCGGCAGCGTCACGGCGGTGATGAGCTCGCCCGGCCGCAACGCGAACTCGACTTCCGGCGTATCGCCGGGGAGGAGGTGGAAGTCGGCGAGGGGGATGCTGCGCGTCGCGCCGTCGGCGTCCATCGTCTCGACCGTGGCGTCCAGCACCCTGAGCGCGACGGCCATGTCTCCGGGGTTCTGGGCGATGCAGCTCTCGCTCCCGCCGATCACCGCCAGCGAGCGCGTGATGCCGCCGAGCGCCGAGCATCCGGAGCCGGGAACGCGCTTATTGCAGGGGAGGTCCGTGTTGTAGAAATACGGGCAGCGGTTGCGCTGCAGCAGGTTCCCGCCGGTCGACGCCTTGTTGCGGAGTTGCCCCGTCGCCCCCGCGACGATCGCGCGGGAGAGCACGCCGTAGTCGCGCTTGACCCGGGGGTGGGAGGCGACCACCGTGTTGGTGACGAGGGCGCCGATGCGCAGTCCCCCCTCCGGCGTGTCCTCGATCGTGTCGAGCGGGAGGTGACGCACGTCGACGAGGTGGGTCGGCGTCTCGATCTGGAACTTCATGAGATCGAGGAGGTTCGTGCCGCCTGCGATGAACTTCGCACCGGGGGTGGAGGCGACCGCCCGGACGGCCGCGGCCGGGCTTGCCGCCCGCTCGTAGGTGAACGGCGTCATCCCTGTCCTCCCGCAACCTCGGTGATCGCCTCGGCGATGTTGGAGTAGGCGCCGCAGCGGCAGATGTTGCCGCTCATCCGCTCCCGCAGCTCGATGTTGGTGAGCGCCACCGGCGCGGTGAGATCGTCGGTGACGTGGCTCGGAACGCCCCTTCCGACCTCGTCGAGGATGGCGACCGCCGAACAGATCTGGCCCGGCGTGCAGTAGCCGCACTGGAAGCCGTCGTGCTTCACGAAGGCGGCCTGCATCGGGTGCATGTCGTCCGGGGTGCCGAGGCCCTCGATGGTGGTGACGCTGTCGCCCTCGTGCATCACGGCGAGGCTGAGGCAGGCGTTGATGCGCGTGCCGTTCACCAGCACCGTGCAGGCGCCGCAGTGGCCATGGTCGCAGCCTTTCTTCGTGCCGGTGAGGTTCAGGTGCTCGCGCAGCGTGTCGAGGAGGGTGGTGCGCGTGTCGACCGTCACCGAGCGCGCCTCGCCGTTGACCTCGAACGTGACGTCGGAGGTCCCGCCGGCGGGGAGGTCCGTGGTCCTCGCCAGCGACGGCAGCGCGCCGCCGAAGGGGGCTGTCGTCAGTGCGGTCGTTGCGGTGGCGCCGGCCACGAACGTGCGGCGGTTTAGGCTCAGCCATTCTGGCAGCATCATCGTTCGCCTGCCTCCTCTACAGTCTGGAGCAATGAGCGGCGGGCCTCGTGACGTGCTGAAGGCCAGTCCGTCAGGGCCGCTTCGGTCACTGGCGGCGAGGTTATCGGGTCGGGCCGGGCACACACGTTAAGGGCGGTAAGCGTCGGTAAATTAAGTTGACCGACAGGTTCCGGGGCGCCGGTGGACGCGCGGCGTTCATCGCCCGAAGTGCGGCCGGTCGCCGGGAAGGGGCGTCGCGAACGCCATCGACAGGCCGACGGCGATCGCCGAAGTCACGAGGATCGCGGTGCCGGCGAGGGCCAGCGTCTCGCCGACGAGCGCCGGGGAGACCGTGCCGCCGGCGTGGACGATGGCGAGGCCGCCGTTGCCGGCGCGGAAGGCGTAGTAGGCCGGCATCATGCCGACGACGCCCGGAAAGGCGAACGTGACGGTCGGCACGCGGAATCGCCGCGCGATCAGGCGCGCGACGACCGCCGTCGCGAACGCGGCCACCAGCGAGGCGCCCACGAGGTCGAAGCCGAGGCCCTCGCACGCGGTGCGCATCCCGCGCCCGGCGATGGCGCACAGCATGCAGCCCCAGGCCGCCCGGGCCGGGACGTTGAAGGCCAGCGCGAGCCCGGCGCCCACGAGCGCCGCCATGACGAGCTCCTCCGGAAGGCCCGGCGGGCTCGCGTCGCGCTCGATCGAGAAGCCGTCGCCGGCGATCGCCGCCGCGAGGAACAGGGCGAACGCGATCGCGAGGATGGTGGCGCTCGCGACGATGATCCGCGACAGCCCGACGACCACGTGCCGCCCCAGCGCGTCGCGCACGCCGTTGAGCAGCGGCACGCTGGGCACCAGGATGAGCCCGCCCGCCACGAGGCAGAGCGCGGGCGAGGCGTCCGGGACCGCGCCGATGGCGACGGAGCCGAGGAGCCCGCCGCCGAACGCGGCGAGGGCGGCGGCCGCGATCGGGTTCATCCCCGCCGCGCGCAGGCGAAGCCGCAGCAGCCAGATCGTCGCGCCGACCGCCGCCGAGACGAGGGCGACGACTGCGCTCGCGCCGAACAGGCGGGCGAGGGCGGCCGCCGTCACGCCCATCGCCAGCGCGACGATGAGGCCGGGGTAGCGCGGCGCTCCGCTCTCCACCCCGTCGAGGCGCCGCTCGATCCCGGCAAGGTCCGCCGTGGGGGCGAGGCTGTCGCCGTGGATGGCGTCGAGCGTCTCGAGCGCGCGCATGTCGACCGACGGACTGGCGATGGTGCGCCCCAGACGGGTGCAGAACGCCTCACGCCCCTCGAGGGTGAGGAGCAGTCCCTCCGGCAGGATGAGCGGGCGGGCGCGGTAGCGGTGCGCCGCCGCGAACGACGTCACCGCGTCCTCGACATGCGCCGAGTCGGCCCCGTTCACCACCATCAGCCGGCCGAGCCGCAGCGCGATGTGGGCGACCTCGTCGGCCGTCGGGAACGGATCCGCCGCAGCGCGCGGACGCGGAGCTTGGTCGGCACACATCGCGGCATCGCCCTCGTCGGTCTGTCGGGGTGGGGTGCGACGCCGCAGAGGTCTCGCCCGAGCCGCCCCGGCCTGCGTCGATCCGCCTACTGCGGCGAAGGCTATCGGCTGGGCCGGCGCTGTCGCGTAAAAACTCGTAAGTTCAGTGGTGTGGAACCCGGAGAAACCCTCGCCCCGGCGGCGCTAGATGACAGATCGGATGTCAGGGCCGGTCATATGTTGCCGGGCGCCGCGATCCGGGCCAGATTTCGGCCGTCCGCATACGGCTGTGGGGAGACCTGGCGATGCCCGGGACGTCGAGCGACGCAGCGTCGGAGACGAAGTATGCGTTCGGGCGCTTCGAGCTCGACACGCGCCGCCGCCTGCTGTTGCGGGACGGCGAGCCCATCCGTGTCGGCAGCCGTGCCATCGACCTCCTGACCGTGCTGATCGAGCGGGCCGGGGAGACGGTGAGCAAGCAGGACCTGATGGACCGTGCCTGGCCCGATGTCTTCGTCCACGAGGACAATCTCAAGGTCAACATCGCCGGTCTCCGCCGCGTTCTGGACCGGGGCGGGCGGACCAGCGTCATCGCCACGGTCCCGGGCCGCGGCTATCGCTTCATCGCCGCGGTCGAGCGGGCGGCTCCGGCCGGCGAGCGGGGCGGGTTCGATGTCCTGCCTGCGCCGCCGCCACTCGTCGGCCGCGCGGCGGACGTCGCGACGGTGGCCGAGCGGCTCGGTCCCGGCCGCCTGGTGACGGTTCTCGGCGCGGGCGGGATCGGCAAGACGGTCGTCGCCGTGGCCGCCGCCCACCGCCTGGTGGACGCGTTCGCCGACGCGGCCGCCTTCATCGATCTCACGAAGATCAGCGACGGGGCGCTCGTCCCGGCGATCTTCGCGTCGACGCTCGGTGTGGCGACCACGGGGGAGGAGCCTCTGGCGGGCGTCGCGCGGGTCCTCGGCACGCGCCCCCGACTGCTGATCGTCGACAACTGCGAGCATGTCCTCTCCGCCGCGGCGGTGGCGATCGAGCAGCTGATGCGCGGTCTCCCCAACCTCGCCGTGCTGGCGACGAGCCGCGAGCCCCTGAGGCTTCGGGAAGAACGCGTCTACCGCCTCGATACGCTCGCCAACGCACCGGGCGGGACGCCGACGGCGTCGCTCGCGCTGTCCTATCCGGCGGTCGAGCTCTTCGTGACCCGGGCGGCGGAGCGCGCGGGCTACGTCTTCACCGACGCCGACGCTCCCGTCGTCGCCGAACTCTGCCGGCGGCTCGACGGCATGCC
Above is a genomic segment from Acuticoccus sediminis containing:
- a CDS encoding threonine/serine exporter family protein, whose translation is MCADQAPRPRAAADPFPTADEVAHIALRLGRLMVVNGADSAHVEDAVTSFAAAHRYRARPLILPEGLLLTLEGREAFCTRLGRTIASPSVDMRALETLDAIHGDSLAPTADLAGIERRLDGVESGAPRYPGLIVALAMGVTAAALARLFGASAVVALVSAAVGATIWLLRLRLRAAGMNPIAAAALAAFGGGLLGSVAIGAVPDASPALCLVAGGLILVPSVPLLNGVRDALGRHVVVGLSRIIVASATILAIAFALFLAAAIAGDGFSIERDASPPGLPEELVMAALVGAGLALAFNVPARAAWGCMLCAIAGRGMRTACEGLGFDLVGASLVAAFATAVVARLIARRFRVPTVTFAFPGVVGMMPAYYAFRAGNGGLAIVHAGGTVSPALVGETLALAGTAILVTSAIAVGLSMAFATPLPGDRPHFGR
- the paoA gene encoding aldehyde dehydrogenase iron-sulfur subunit PaoA, translated to MMLPEWLSLNRRTFVAGATATTALTTAPFGGALPSLARTTDLPAGGTSDVTFEVNGEARSVTVDTRTTLLDTLREHLNLTGTKKGCDHGHCGACTVLVNGTRINACLSLAVMHEGDSVTTIEGLGTPDDMHPMQAAFVKHDGFQCGYCTPGQICSAVAILDEVGRGVPSHVTDDLTAPVALTNIELRERMSGNICRCGAYSNIAEAITEVAGGQG
- a CDS encoding FAD binding domain-containing protein; protein product: MTPFTYERAASPAAAVRAVASTPGAKFIAGGTNLLDLMKFQIETPTHLVDVRHLPLDTIEDTPEGGLRIGALVTNTVVASHPRVKRDYGVLSRAIVAGATGQLRNKASTGGNLLQRNRCPYFYNTDLPCNKRVPGSGCSALGGITRSLAVIGGSESCIAQNPGDMAVALRVLDATVETMDADGATRSIPLADFHLLPGDTPEVEFALRPGELITAVTLPPPLGGTHHYHKVRDRASYAFAIVSVAAVLQPDGTGRVAFGSVAPRPWRVAAAEAELAKGPAAVVAAAFEGAAPQEDNAFKIPLAERTLALVIAEGRA